Genomic DNA from Sphaerodactylus townsendi isolate TG3544 linkage group LG14, MPM_Stown_v2.3, whole genome shotgun sequence:
tgggggggggggggggtgggggggggggggggtgggggggggggggggtgggggggggggggggtgggggggggggggggtgggggggggggggggtgggggggggggggggtgggggggggggggggtgggggggggggggggtgggggggggggggggtgggggggggggggggtgggggggggggggggtgggggggggggggggtgggggggggggggggtgggggggggggggggtgggggggggggggggtgggggggggggggggtgggggggggggggggtgggggggggggggggtgggggggggggggggtgggggggggggggggtgggggggggggggggtgggggggggggggggtgggggggggggggggtgggggggggggggggtgggggggggggggggtgggggggggggggggtgggggggggggggggtgggggggggggggggtgggggggggggggggtgggggggggggggggtgggggggggggggggtgggggggggggggggtgggggggggggggggtgggggggggggggggtgggggggggggggggtgggggggggggggggtgggggggggggggggtgggggggggggggggtgggggggggggggggtgggggggggggggggtgggggggggggggggtgggggggggggggggtgggggggggggggggtgggggggggggggggtgggggggggggggggtgggggggggggggggtgggggggggggggggtgggggggggggggggtgggggggggggggggtgggggggggggggggtgggggggggggggggtgggggggggggggggtgggggggggggggggtgggggggggggggggtgggggggggggggggtgggggggggggggggtgggggggggggggggtgggggggggggggggtgggggggggggggggtgggggggggggggggtgggggggggggggggtgggggggggggggggtgggggggggggggggtgggggggggggggggtgggggggggggggggtgggggggggggggggtgggggggggggggggtgggggggggggggggtgggggggggggggggtgggggggggggggggtgggggggggggggggtgggggggggggggggtgggggggggggggggtgggggggggggggggtgggggggggggggggtgggggggggggggggtgggggggggggggggtgggggggggggggggtgggggggggggggggtgggggggggggggggtgggggggggggggggtgggggggggggggggtgggggggggggggggtgggggggggggggggtgggggggggggggggtgggggggggggggggtgggggggggggggggtgggggggggggggggtgggggggggggggggtgggggggggggggggtgggggggggggggggtgggggggggggggggtgggggggggggggggtgggggggggggggggtgggggggggggggggtgggggggggggggggtgggggggggggggggtgggggggggggggggtgggggggggggggggtgggggggggggggggtgggggggggggggggtgggggggggggggggtgggggggggggggggtgggggggggggggggggggggggggggggggtgggggggggggggggcgggggggggggggggtgggagggggggagttgggatggaggggcggtggggggggggggggggggggggggggggggggggggggggggggggggggggtgggggggggggtaggggggggggggggggtgggggggggggggggagtggagtaTGCTGAGACCAAAGCAGGGCTTTCCAAACTTCCtgcccagcccccacccctctaAGGTCTTCTCCAGAGACGTGGCTCTCACCCCCACTGCCAGTAGCCTGCAGGTGCCCAGGAAACACAGCCAGTCCGTTGTCCTGGGGGGAGGCCGGGCTTCACATCTCACCTTCTTGCAGCCCTGGTTGGGGCAGGACGGCCCCCCTTCACCTCTTTTTCATACACTTTTTTGTGGAGGTGTTGGGATTCATGCGCCTCCTGCCTGCCCCCAGGGCCCCATCCCGAATCTGCAGATTGGCTGCCCGACTGTAGATGTCGTTCTCTGCAAACGGAGACATGCCGGCCAGGTAATCCGGGTCAAAGACGTTTGTCTTCTGCTTGGCCTTGCGGGAGAGCCGCTGCTGGGGGAAGCGCTGGTCATCCACCAGGTGGGGGTTGTGGGCGTGTTTGCCCCCTTGGGGAGCAGGCAGCGagtgctggggaagggaggaaacacACGCTTTACAAGTGACCCTATTGAACAAATATCTACGCAAAAACTCCCTTGCCAACACACACCAGGAAGTTGTACCCCACAGGTTCCCCCCATGTGCAGGGGCTGGAGCGGTTGATTCATCTGCCGTGATTGGCAGGTCTTACGTTCCAACATCTGGCATGTGcccccgtggggggggggatttgctggtGCTCCTGCCCTGGCTGTGATCAGGTAgagaatcccccaccccacccccacaagaacaGATTAGGTTGCACACTTAAGTGAGGAAAAATGGCTTTTGCCTCAGTGCTCTGGTTGTGCCTCCCGACTCACCCGGAGTCCGCGAGGGTTCAGCACCTTTGGGTTGCGAGAGAAGTGCATGTGGAGGTTCCCCCCGCTGTCTGTGGTCACCGCCACCTTCTTCAGGGTCTTGTTCCCGCAGTGGGGACAGAAAAGGCGAGTCATGTCCGATGTCGTCCTGGAAGAGAGCGGTGGTGAGAGCCCAAGCAGTGGACAGCAGCCGGCAGCTCCTGGAAGCTGCCAAGATCCAGGCGTTGGTCCCGAGCTTAGCCGACCCCGTACCTGAAGCAGCCGTGGCAGCGCAGGATGTGGCTCCGGGCATGCTGGATCAGCAGGCCGTTCACGGCCAGGACCTGTAAGCCCATCTGCAGCAGGACGTTCTGCCAGAGAGAAGCGGGACCCGGTCAGAGGGGGGCCAGACAAGACCTCTTGTCAGTGAGGGCTGGAGCGAAGGGGCCGGGTCTCCAAGCCACGAGGCCTCCTCGTCCTTCAAGCAAGGCTCCAATCAAAGGCGGCTCCTTCTCCACAGGGGGCCAATCTTTGTCTGTCGTGTACCCAGAATGCCCCCCGGCCCACCCTTCAATCTTTCCAGATTTTGCACAAAACCTCCTCCTCGCCCTTCCACACCCCAAAGGGTTCTCCCGTCCTTCTCTCCAGTCAGCCATGCATTTTGCCCACTTGAAAGCctcagcccagtggtggcgaacctatggcacgggtggcagaggtggcactcagagcccactctgtgggcactcacaaacagtgccccccccccacacacacatctaggttggcctgggccgctgggctcgattattagcattaaacctaagacctagttttgggaaagaagtgtaggtaaccctgttaagcgctgttaaaccccactgattttcatgtgaagaacaaaagtgtgatctttacctgggagtaagctcagttgctggcaatggggcttgcttctgagtaaaccctcctagggtcgtgtctcaccccttggaagagttgaacggttgtttcagagcaaagccaccaactaccaccaagcttactcctgagtaacacacaccttggagccaaccgttttttctaaactaaaacctcagtattccggttaaattgccgggttggcactttgcgataaataagtgggtttggggttgcggtttgggcactcggtctcgaaaaggttcgccatcacagcctTAGCCCCAAAGGCCACGCGCACCCTGGCTCTCCAGCCCCTCACGGCCCCTTCCCCTCgccttcttttcttctgcaggCTAAATTGTGAAAAGCCTCCCAGGGGACCTCCAGCAATTGCTTGCTGCTACTTCAGGTTCCAGCCAGCATGGATGGGAACAGGGCAAACAGGCCAGCCCAACGGCCCCTCCTCCGCCCTGGTTCCTCCTCCACTTGCCTGCATGGCAAAGTCTGTGGTCAGGCAGGCAACCTGCACATCTGGAAGCTCAGCCCCTTGCCCTGCGTCCGCCCTGATGTTGCTGGGTGTGATCCAGCCCTCCTCGTCCTCTTCAGCGCTCTCCTGCTCTTGGGGCTCCCCTGGCTCCACGGAGCTGCCAGCTGCTTTCTGTGCAAGGCAGACAAGAGACAGGTCCGAGGGGTCAGAGTTTCTGGCCAGCCGGTGCCCCCCACGGCAGCCCATCGGGGCGGGGGAGTCCCTGGGACCACTCACCAGCAGTTCCTGCAGGTCTTCCTCAATGTTGGGCAAGGGAGGCCTCCAGAACATGAAAGAGCCAAATGCAGCCGCCTCTTCGTCAGCCCCAGCTGGGGAGAGATGTCCTTGACTTGCTCCCAGCGACGGGCTCTCTTCCCTCTTTGGAGGCTTGGTCTAGGTTCCAAGGGAACAGGGGCCGAATGCCATTCATCAGGGGCGAAGCCAGGCACTACCTGCTCGGGATGTGGGAGGCCCCGGGTTCAAGCCTAGCTGACTGCAGTTAGAAAGCCGATGCCAAGGACTCCGCTCAGGATCCAAACTGGCCCTTCCTCAAGGAAGATACGACGGGGCCCGCGCAGAGCAGCTGTGTCTGTCCCGccacttcctgctcctgctgcatgCGCATCCTAAGagaagcctccccctccccaccccccggccacaGATGGCGGCTGCCCCgatcagccccttccagaaggCTGACCAAGCTCAGTCTGGCATGCAGCTACCTTGGAAGGGAGATAGAAGCCGGCCAGGTGAACAGGTGCTTCAGGGTGCTGGTTGGTTGTGCTGAGCGTGACCTGCGTGAAAAACGGGAGAAAAACAGAGCACTGTATCAGGAGCggcaaaaatgccctccctgcgaATCTTCCAGTCTCCCACCGGCCTCACTCAACTTCTGAATGGCTACAAGAACGACAAAAAGAGGCGACATCCCCAAAAGCAAAGAATGAGTAAGAAGTGCAGCCTGCCTTCGATTGGCTCCGTTTAGAAAAGCGCAGGAAAGGTTTTCTTTTCACCTCTGCTATTTGCAGCAGGCCTTCTGGGCTGAGAgtcacccccgccccacccacggGACCAGATAGCCAGCAAACAGGGCCCAAACCTGGCCCCAGAGAGCACAAGTCTGGGGGTGGTGAGCTTGCGGCAAAAGGTCCCGCTCTGGGCAGGGTCTGGGAAGCCTCCCCTGGCTGGCTCTGGACGACAGGCGCCACGTCGGCGCCCCTCggggctgccccctcccccgcagaCCTCAGGCCGGCGGCAGCCCCCGCAGGTGAGCGCCCTGCCCTGCCCGTCCGCGGCCCTGTCAAGCCAGGCACCTGCCGCAGTGGCTCCGTCCTCAGGTGAGCCGCCCCGACGTGCTCGACGTGCAGCTGGTAGGTGAGGGCCAGCACCTGGAGGTCGGCAGCCGACAGGCTCGGGTAGTCGCCGGTCTGCTTGGAGAACTCGGTCActgcaggagaggagagagagctggttggtgggggagggggtgcgcggCTCCGGCCCCGGGgggctacggggggggggggcggccggggCCCAGGCGGCGCTCACCGAGCCGAACGTACTCCGTGCCGGGCTGCTTGAAGCGGAGCCGGTAGGGCAGCACGGCCAGGCGCCGCCGCGTCTCCTTGTCGCGGATCTCGGCCACCACCTCGCGGGTCGTGTAGATCTGCCTGCCGATCTCCTGCGCGGCGAGAAGGAAGGGACGGGTCAGGGCCGGAGGAGGGGCCTCGGCGAGCCTCCCCCCGCGGGCGCAGCCTACCTGCGCCGGCCTCCTACCTGCAGCGGGGCTCCGCGCAGGAACGCGCCAGCGTCGGCCACCACGTGCTCCACGGGCGCCATCTCGCCTGGCGTCTCGGTCTCGTCGCGGAAGGCGCGCAAGGCATGCCGGGAGGGGTCCGCAGAGGACCGCGTCGTCCCGGCGACCGAGGAGCTTCGCGAGGCACGCCGGGAGTTGTAGTTCCTCCGCGCCTGGAGGCCCTGCCGAAGCCACGTGACTCGTCGGGGCCACATGACCGGTGACTCCAGGAGGCGGAAGTGGCCGGAACGGGACCGGCGCCGGTGAGTCGCCCGCAGGGGAGGGTGCGGCTCCAGGGACCCCCTTCTCTGCCGGGGAGCTCCGCCGCAGCCCCCCGCCGCAGGCGCCGCGGAGAGTCTGCCTGCCTGGCCGGGGCTGTGCGGCGGGGGCGCGGCCGGGGCTGCCTCCTGCGCCCGCGGTACCGGGAGGAGGAGGCCCCGGGGCTGGAGGCTGCCGAGGAGCGGGGGCCGGTCGTGCCCGTGGGGGGCTCCCAGCGGGCGGGGGGCTGTGGGGCTTGCCGAGGGGGGGGGTCGACCGTGCTGTGGCTCCATCTCCTTTCCCTGGCGCCGAGTGACGGGAGGGTCCGCTGGCCttggtccccccgcccccctcggtctcctcccccccccccccggtctcctgcggcgcctcctcctgctgctgctgctggggtcaATGAGGCGCGCCTGCCGGGCCAGCGGCTCCCGGGGCACCTCCTGGCCgggcacctgctgctgctgccttcctcccttGCAGCGCGGGGGTCCTGCGGTTCTCTGCCCGCTGCCTTTCCCGGTGGCCCCGCCTGGGTCGTGCCTCCTTCAGCCTCTGGCCCGAGGAGCCTTCACgcaggatggggggcgggggtccTTCGGGGGTGGCGCTCGGAGAGGGGCCGTGGAAGCGTCTGCTGGATATGCGGGGAGGCTCAGGTGCACCTCCAGGAAAACGCTccgcgggtgggtgggtgggtgggtgggtgaggtgcAAGACCCTTTTCTGCTGGAGGCCCTGCTTGGACCGCCGCTGCAGTCTGAGTAGGCACCGCTACCCCTGATGGCCCGGCCCAGTGGAAGGCGGCTTCAGGCAACCTCCCCGGCACCTGAAAGCTGTGAAGAACGgcagggggcgggaggggacTGGGGGGTCCGGCACAAAATGCCGCCAGCTGCCCTGCAGGGCCCCCTTCTCACGTCTTTGCTGGTGCTGAAGGCTCCTCCGGGCAGGTGGGACCCTCTCTGTCCTTCGCTCCCATTAAGGTGGCAGGGGGGTGTCTTTTAGGGTTCCCAGGATGAAATGGCCTCTGCAGGTGCAGCTGAAGAGAAGTCTCCGCTTACTGTGAAGGGTGAGCTCTCTGCTCCGTGGGCACCTCTCTGCTGTTGGGGGTGGCCTCTGGATTGCCTCTGgattgttccccccaccccctgcattgcaggggagtGTTAGTTTAGCCTTCTGGATGGCTGTGGGCAGTCAAGAGACACTTGAGGTGCTTGCAAAGATCGGTCCCAACCAGCctgttctccccccacctcctcctcctcccaagagCAGGCTTGGTTTCCTGCTCCTAGGGCGTCCCTGTAGGGGGCGATCCCAATCTGCTTGCATTTcaagcactggggggtggggtgggggttggttgCCTGGCTGGAGTGGCCGCTGTTGCCGCTGGCCAGTTGTGCAGATAACAAGGCACGCTGTCCACCACCAGAGGGCTCCAAGCTCTTGGGCTTGTGGGGGGCCCCTCTTCTTGCTGACCAAAACATCAGCTCGGCCTCTAGCCGTGTCCAGCTGGGGTGGGCCCCACATAGGAGACTCTGTTGGGGTGCAGTTCCGGAGCTTCCTTGGAGGGGAGAAGGATTCCTTGGCATGGGAATCGCATCGTTCCTGGCTTGTGGGGAGACCTGGCTGCCTCCCCCGCTCGGCGAGTGCTGGAGGGGCAGGCCCGGCCGCTGAACTCTGCGCTTCCTTCCGCTAGTGGTGTCAGCCAAGCCCCCGGCGCATGGCCGCCAGCCTCGGATCAGCTCCTTTGTGGAGGTGGCAGCAGACGGCCTGAGCAGCGAGACCAAGAAAACAGGGAGGCGGATTGGGAGCTCGGAGGTCCTCTGGAACGAAAGCCTCACCCTGTAAGAGCGCCTGTTTGGGACAGAGAGCCTGGGGTGGAGTGCTGGCGCCTGCTTAGCTTGGCCAGGGTGGGCGTAGCGGTGGAGAAAGGcctgctgggagggaggggggcgggcTGCCTTCCTGGGGACATCTGCTCCGGTCCTGGGAAGGGCGCAGCGAGTGTCACGGCTCTCAAAACTTCCCTGCAGgagaggcggggggtgggggggtgggcaccaCGGGCCACAGAGTGGCAAGCACTTCCTTGTCACGGAGGAGGCCCTAGGGTTCCAGGAGGCCATCCCAGCCACAAGGACCTATGGGGGAACAGGATGCTGTGGGTGGCAGTGGAACTCGAGGGGCAAAGGTCACAGGCAGGGAGGGTTGAGAATGGAGAGGGTGCACTCCGCAGCGGCTTGCCAGGTGTAGCAAAGGTGTCTGTGGCAGTCAGGTGGAGGGGCAGTCAGGTGGAGCTTTGAGAAACTTGGCTGGTTATAGCTGCCTGAAAGGCCAGGCCGGTGGTGTCTGTCTGGGGACGTTGGTGCAGGTGGGAATTCCTGAGCCAGGAAGGGGCTTCGGGCGCTGCCTCCACATTCGAAACAGGCAGCGGCTCCCCTCTTTGCTTGGTGATGGCGTCACCCGCCGGCCCTCCTCTGTGCCATCTCTGTCCCCAGGAACGTCACCGCCCAGAGCCACCTCGAGGTGAAGCTGTGGAGCTGCCACACCCTCCGGAATGAGCTGCTGGGCTCCGCCTCCGTCAGCCTGTCCAGCCTCCAGCAGAGCAGGGGGAAAGGTACGCCCTGGCCCGGGCTCCCTCCGGTCCCTGCTCCGCCTGGGGGCTCTCCGCTCTCTGTGCCTTGGCCTTGCAGGCCGCTTGCCTGGTGAGAGCCGTCCTGATCTCTGGAAGGAACAAGGCCTCATTGTCCGGGGCTGGGCGGCCTGTCAGGCGCTCAGGGCTGCCGGTGTGCGCTGGAGGGAGAGCGGCCTGCCTGGCCCAGCCGAGCCCTGGGTTGGTCGTCGCAGCTCCTGGCCCTGGAAGCTGCTGCGAAGGGTCTCTATTTAGGGggctggcgggggaggggggtctcgCAGCagactcctttcctttttcagggtTTGGTCCCTTCTtgctggggctgggggtgggcagggaggtACGCTGGCATCGAGCTGTCTGCCTGCCGGAACTTGTAATCCTGGGCCCCTGGGCTACCAACTAAGGGGAGAGAGCACGCAGCCCCAAAGGGCAGGGAGGAGACGTGCAGTCTCAGGAGCAGGaagctccgtgtgtgtgtgtgggggggtgcattTGTGTGTGCCTTTCCTTGGAGGCCAAGGGCCACCCACGCCCTCTTGTTTCCCCACCTGAGCTCTGTTCCTTGTGTGGACACAAGGAGCCTTTTATGAGGCAGGGAGGGGCCGAGGGAGCCAGTGGAAACAGCCTTGCCGGGTTCCCTGAAGGGTGGAATTTTCCCTCCTCGCTCTGGCTGCCAGGGCAGGCGTCTGAGGAGCGGCGCGCTCCTGCTCTGGGCCCTGCGATCCCTTCGGGGCTCTCTAGCAGGAGATGCGGCTGAAGGAGCCGGTTCCAGGCCGCGGCTGGCCAAGGTGCGACTGCGGTGGCCAGCTCCCCTTCTCAGCATTGGTCACTTGTGGCAAAGAGCCCCCAGTTCTGTCTACACAGAAACTGTGCAAAGGGGGGCCAGGGTTCCCAGCTCACCTCCTGCCTCAGGCCCCGGAGTATGGACCAGTCATGATGCCCAGGCTGATGATGGATCCTTCATGCAAATGGGTCTGGGAACCCACCTGGCCTGGAGCCAGCGCTGCACAAGTTCTTGGCTTCAGGGCGGGGGGAGAGACGTGACTGAGGCTTTCCAGCCAGTCTCTTGAGGGGCACCTTTTAGCCTTGTAGTGTCCTGAGAGGTAACAAGACTCGCTCTtcggggtgttgtggggttcccagttccagtagcattttctcctaacgttttgtctccatctgtggctggcatctgaagatgcaggcaaaacgtcaggagaaaatgctactggaactgggaaccccacaacaccccagcgatgccggccgtgaaagcccttgACAAGATTTGCTCTTtctcccagcagccttcatggctgAGTAGGGGGTGGAACTTgcgccccctcctctcctctccgagTCTAGTCCGCTGCCCTGTCTGGCTTCATCCTGGCTCTCTGCCAGCTGAGCCCGAACTCCAGGAGGAGCCTGTGGATCTCCTCAGGGGCTTCTCGGCTCCTTCGGTGCCATGGTGCCCTTCCCGGCAGATCTCTGTGTGCCCTTGGAGTGGCTCCTGCCTTTGGCtctgctctgccctcccccccagcccaggactcctatctccccccccctccagtactGCCCCGCACAGCTCCTGGGCAGGGGACTTTGGGGGCGGGAGAGCAAAACGAACTGAGTGGCAGGCAGCGAGTTAACGCCTTACCCATGAACAGGCAACCCTGTCAAACACCTCATTTGCAGCTCCAGCCCCCCCGCCACCCGAGAAAGGACTCCTTTGTTCCTGGGGCTGCCTGGAATAGTGTGGAGTGctggtcttgggggggggggcctctcagccccaccagaggAACGTGGCCTCTTCCTGTCCCTGCTGGCGGGAAAAAGGCACAGGagactgggggggcgggggggggtgtcgtgccctgggcagggtgtgtgtgtgtgagatagagAGTGAGTGGAAGGCACCTTGGCTGCTCTGTTTGCTGGCTGAGGTGAGGGGGCTGCCGGTAGCTGCAACCCAGCCCCCGCTTCTCAGGTTGCAAGGGGCTCTTGTTTAGGCagcgccccctcccttccccagcctccTGTTCTGCTGTGCCCCGGCAGCTGCAACGCCTTCTCCTAAGAAACAGcccccccatccctcctcctGTCTGGGCAGATGGGTGGACTTGCGCCCCAGAGCCAGCTGCTCGGCCCACTGTGGCCAGGTGTTCCTTGGGAGGAGCCGGTGGTGCCCTAGTCCCATTTGGGCCACTGGCTTGGGAAGTCTGACTAGCCCAGCAGTTTCTCTGGGGGCCTGAGGATtcagcccgggggagggggggtgcaggaAAGAGGCACCACCCGCCTCTCCTTTGCTTTTTAAAGCCCGGCCTGGTTCTTCCAGAGCGCCGGTGCCTTTTGCCCTCCTGGGCTGCGCTGCCCCGGTGAGCCGAGTCCTGCGGCTGGCCCCACCTCTTGGAGTTGGCTGGGAATGGCCCAGGAGGCGCAGCACTGAGGACTCATTCAGGGCGGaggctgccccttccccaaagcatAACAACC
This window encodes:
- the NOB1 gene encoding RNA-binding protein NOB1 isoform X2, giving the protein MAPVEHVVADAGAFLRGAPLQEIGRQIYTTREVVAEIRDKETRRRLAVLPYRLRFKQPGTEYVRLVTEFSKQTGDYPSLSAADLQVLALTYQLHVEHVGAAHLRTEPLRQVTLSTTNQHPEAPVHLAGFYLPSKTKPPKREESPSLGASQGHLSPAGADEEAAAFGSFMFWRPPLPNIEEDLQELLKAAGSSVEPGEPQEQESAEEDEEGWITPSNIRADAGQGAELPDVQVACLTTDFAMQNVLLQMGLQVLAVNGLLIQHARSHILRCHGCFRTTSDMTRLFCPHCGNKTLKKVAVTTDSGGNLHMHFSRNPKVLNPRGLRHSLPAPQGGKHAHNPHLVDDQRFPQQRLSRKAKQKTNVFDPDYLAGMSPFAENDIYSRAANLQIRDGALGAGRRRMNPNTSTKKCMKKR
- the NOB1 gene encoding RNA-binding protein NOB1 isoform X1, with the translated sequence MPCAPSATRPRRQARWRPWSTWWPTLARSCAEPRCRRSAGRSTRPARWWPRSATRRRGGAWPCCPTGSASSSPARMTEFSKQTGDYPSLSAADLQVLALTYQLHVEHVGAAHLRTEPLRQVTLSTTNQHPEAPVHLAGFYLPSKTKPPKREESPSLGASQGHLSPAGADEEAAAFGSFMFWRPPLPNIEEDLQELLKAAGSSVEPGEPQEQESAEEDEEGWITPSNIRADAGQGAELPDVQVACLTTDFAMQNVLLQMGLQVLAVNGLLIQHARSHILRCHGCFRTTSDMTRLFCPHCGNKTLKKVAVTTDSGGNLHMHFSRNPKVLNPRGLRHSLPAPQGGKHAHNPHLVDDQRFPQQRLSRKAKQKTNVFDPDYLAGMSPFAENDIYSRAANLQIRDGALGAGRRRMNPNTSTKKCMKKR